CGCACGCTGATCGCCCGCGCGCTCAAAGGCCTTGAAGACGCCCTGCCGGTTACGGTGGTCGAACCCCTGATGCTGGAAAACGGCTGGGAACTGGCCGAAGGCGCCGATCCGCTGGAGGGCGCGCGCTTCCTTCATCAGCTCTATACCCGGGCCAAGGCCGATTACAGCGGCCGGGTGAGCGTGCCGGTGCTGTGGGACAGCCAGACGGCGACCATCGTCAACAATGAATCGGCCGAGATCTTACGGATGATCGACAGCGCCTTTGGGGCCTTGGCCAGCGGCCCTTCGCTCTATCCCGAGGACAAGCGCGAGGAGATCGACGCGATCAACGCCTGGGTCTATGACGCCATCAACAACGGCGTCTATAAGGCCGGCTTCGCCACCACCCAGGCCGCCTATGAGGAGGCGGTGACCGCGCTGTTCGCCGCCCTGGCCCGGGTGGAGGCGATCTTGAGCGAGCGGCGCTTCCTGGTCGGCGATCAGCCGACCGAGGCCGATTGGCGGCTGTTCACGACGCTGATCCGTTTTGATTGCGTCTATGTCGGCCATTTCAAATGCGCGCTCCGCCGGATCAGCGACTCGCCGGTGCTGTTTGCCTATCTGCGCGATCTCTATCAGGTCCCCGGCATCGCCCAAACGGTGCGGTTCGACCACATCAAGACCCATTATTACGCCAGCCACCGCACCATAAACCCCACCGGTATCGTTCCCCTTGGGCCCGATATCGACTTCACCGCCCCTCACGGACGGGGTTAGAGCGGCAAGCGTGAACCTTTGTTCCCGCATGCCGCTCTAATATCTTGATATTGAAGCAAATCGTCGTCGCACTCTGTTCCAGAGCGCTCGGGATTTGCTATAGGAGATCTTGCGATGATCGAGCTTCGCCCCTTCGCCAGCCTTGGCACCCTGGATATCGACTGGCTCACCGCCCGCTATCATTTCAGCTTTTCGCGTTATTACGATCCCGCCCGCATGGGGCTGGGCAGCTTGCGGGTGTGGAACGACGATCAAGTGCGCGCCGGCACCGGCTTCGAGCCCCATAGCCACCGCGACATGGAAATCATCACCTA
The DNA window shown above is from Rhodospirillum rubrum ATCC 11170 and carries:
- a CDS encoding glutathione S-transferase family protein, whose amino-acid sequence is MGLLIDGQWHDHWYDTAASGGRFERQPSAFRDKVGDRGFPAEAGRYRLYVSYACPWAHRTLIARALKGLEDALPVTVVEPLMLENGWELAEGADPLEGARFLHQLYTRAKADYSGRVSVPVLWDSQTATIVNNESAEILRMIDSAFGALASGPSLYPEDKREEIDAINAWVYDAINNGVYKAGFATTQAAYEEAVTALFAALARVEAILSERRFLVGDQPTEADWRLFTTLIRFDCVYVGHFKCALRRISDSPVLFAYLRDLYQVPGIAQTVRFDHIKTHYYASHRTINPTGIVPLGPDIDFTAPHGRG